A section of the Humulus lupulus chromosome 2, drHumLupu1.1, whole genome shotgun sequence genome encodes:
- the LOC133817580 gene encoding aconitate hydratase, cytoplasmic, which produces MYIMAPYSSSSLIRASRATRLFSRAFSSSIPKPFSPPSSTSSVHRSLGSSSAFRSLPRWSHGVHWRSPYTLRSQIRAVAPVIEQFQRKIASMASENPFKANLTSLPKPGGGEFGKFYSLPSLNDPRIDKLPYSIRILLESAIRNCDNFQVKKEDVEKIIDWENSAPKQVEIPFKPARVLLQDFTGVPAVVDLACMRDAMNNLGSDSNKINPLVPVDLVIDHSVQVDVARSENAVQANMELEFKRNKERFAFLKWGSTAFRNMLVVPPGSGIVHQVNLEYLARVVFNTDGLLYPDSVVGTDSHTTMIDGLGVAGWGVGGIEAEAAMLGQPMSMVLPGVVGFKLSGKLNNGVTATDLVLTVTQMLRKHGVVGKFVEFYGDGMSELSLADRATIANMSPEYGATMGFFPVDKVTLQYLKLTCRSDETVAMVEAYLRANNLFVDYNEPQQDRVYSSYLQLDLADVEPCISGPKRPHDRVTLKEMKADWHACLDNKVGFKGFAVPKETQDKVAKFSFHGQPAELKHGSVVIAAITSCTNTSNPSVMLGAALVAKKATELGLKVKPWVKTSLAPGSGVVTKYLLQSGLQKYLNEQGFNIVGFGCTTCIGNSGDLDESVSSAITDNDIVAAAVLSGNRNFEGRVHPLTRANYLASPPLVVAYALAGTVNIDFEKEPLGKGKDGKDVFFRDIWPSTEEIAEAVQSSVLPDMFKSTYEAITKGNAMWNQLSVPSSNLYSWDSSSTYIHEPPYFKNMTMDPPGAHGVKDAYCLLNFGDSITTDHISPAGSINKDSPAAKYLMERGVDRRDFNSYGSRRGNDEVMARGTFANIRLVNKLLNGEVGPKTVHVPTGEKLFVFDAAMRYKSAGQDTIVLAGAEYGSGSSRDWAAKGPMLLGVKAVIAKSFERIHRSNLVGMGIIPLCFKSGEDAETLGLTGHERYTIDLPSNISEIRPGQDVTVTTDTGKSFICKARFDTEVELAYFNHGGILPYVIRNLINQQ; this is translated from the exons ATGTATATAATGGCCCCATACTCATCTTCTTCGCTCATCAGAGCTTCTAGGGCTACAAGGCTTTTCTCTCGAGCCTTTTCGTCCTCGATTCCCAAACCTTTTTCGCCTCCTTCTTCTACTTCCTCTGTCCACCGATCACTTGGCTCCTCATCGGCGTTTCGCTCACTCCCGCGCTGGAGCCACGGCGTTCATTGGCGCTCCCCTTACACTCTCCGCTCTCAGATCAGGGCAGTCGCTCCTGTGATTGAACAGTTTCAGCGCAAGATCGCTTCCATGG CTTCTGAAAATCCTTTCAAGGCAAACCTGACCAGTCTTCCCAAGCCTGGGGGTGGCGAATTCGGAAAGTTCTATAGTCTTCCTTCTTTGAACGATCCAAGGATTG ATAAGTTGCCCTACTCTATTAGAATTCTTCTTGAATCAGCTATTCGAAACTGTGACAACTTCCAAGTCAAAAAGGAAGATGTTGAGAAAATCATTGATTGGGAGAATTCTGCACCAAAGCAAGTTGAAATTCCTTTCAAGCCTGCCCGTGTCCTCTTGCAG GATTTTACCGGGGTTCCAGCTGTGGTTGACCTTGCTTGTATGCGTGATGCCATGAATAATCTTGGCAGTGATTCGAACAAGATCAACCCTTTG GTGCCTGTGGATCTCGTCATTGATCATTCAGTTCAAGTTGATGTTGCAAGATCGGAGAATGCAGTGCAGGCCAATATGGAGcttgaattcaagagaaacaaggAAAGATTTGCTTTTCTCAAATGGGGGTCGACAGCTTTCCGCAACATGCTTGTTGTTCCACCTGGTTCTGGTATTGTGCATCAG GTTAACCTTGAATACCTTGCACGGGTTGTCTTCAACACTGATGGCCTACTCTACCCAGATAGTGTGGTTGGAACTGATTCCCATACAACCATGATTGATGGGCTGGGAGTTGCTGGTTGGGGCGTTGGAGGTATTGAAGCAGAGGCTGCAATGCTTGGCCAG CCCATGAGCATGGTCTTGCCTGGTGTTGTTGGGTTCAAATTATCTGGTAAATTGAACAATGGAGTTACGGCTACTGACTTGGTGTTAACTGTTACACAAATGCTGAGGAAGCATGGAGTGGTTGGCAAATTTGTTGAATTTTATG GTGATGGTATGAGTGAACTATCACTAGCTGACAGAGCTACCATTGCCAACATGTCTCCTGAGTATGGTGCAACCATGGGGTTCTTCCCTGTTGATAAGGTTACTTTGCAGTACCTCAAATTGACTTGTAGAAGTGATGAGACT GTCGCTATGGTTGAAGCTTATCTGAGGGCAAATAATCTTTTTGTTGACTATAATGAG CCTCAACAAGATAGAGTGTACTCATCTTACCTACAATTGGATCTGGCGGATGTCGAGCCATGTATTTCAGGACCAAAGAG GCCTCATGACCGTGTGACTTTGAAAGAAATGAAAGCTGATTGGCATGCTTGTCTTGATAACAAAGTTGGGTTCAAG GGATTTGCTGTACCGAAAGAAACACAAGACAAAGTGGCTAAATTTTCATTTCATGGACAACCAGCAGAGCTTAAGCACGGAAGTGTTGTGATTGCTGCAATTACAAGCTGCACCAACACTTCAAACCCAAGTGTCATGCTTGGAGCTGCCCTTGTTGCAAAGAAAGCTACCGAACTTGGTTTGAAG GTCAAGCCATGGGTTAAAACGAGTCTTGCCCCAGGTTCTGGAGTTGTTACAAAATATTTACTGCAGAG TGGCCTGCAGAAATATTTAAATGAACAGGGCTTCAATATTGTTGGTTTTGGCTGTACAACATGTATTGGAAATTCAGGGGACTTGGATGAATCAGTTTCTTCTGCCATTACTGACAACG ACATTGTAGCAGCTGCTGTGCTGTCTGGGAATAGAAACTTTGAGGGTCGTGTTCACCCCTTGACAAGGGCTAACTACCTTGCCTCACCCCCTCTAGTGGTTGCCTATGCCCTTGCTGGCACG GTGAACATTGACTTCGAGAAAGAGCCCCTTGGAAAAGGGAAGGATGGTAAGGATGTTTTTTTCAGAGATATCTGGCCGTCAACAGAAGAAATTGCCGAG GCTGTGCAATCCAGTGTGTTGCCAGACATGTTCAAGAGTACTTATGAAGCTATTACAAAAGGAAATGCAATGTGGAATCAGCTGTCAGTTCCATCTTCCAATTTATATTCTTGGGACTCTAGCTCAACCTATATTCACGAACCCCCATACTTTAAAAATATGACCATGGATCCTCCTGGCGCACATGGAGTGAAAGATGCCTACTGTCTGCTGAATTTTGGCGACAGTATTACAACAGATCATATTTCTCCAGCAGGAAGCATCAACAAGGACAGTCCTGCTGCAAAGTACCTTATGGAGCGCGGTGTGGATCGTAGGGACTTCAATTCTTACGGAAGTCGTCGTGGCAATGATGAAGTGATGGCAAGGGGAACTTTTGCCAATATCCGTCTTGTTAACAAGCTTTTGAATGGTGAAGTGGGTCCAAAAACAGTTCACGTTCCTACAGGAGAAAAACTTTTTGTGTTTGATGCTGCAATG AGGTACAAATCTGCTGGGCAGGACACTATTGTATTGGCTGGTGCTGAGTACGGAAGTGGAAGCTCCAGGGATTGGGCCGCCAAGGGTCCAATGCTTTTG GGAGTCAAAGCAGTGATTGCTAAAAGTTTTGAGAGAATTCATCGCAGTAACTTGGTAGGAATGGGTATTATTCCACTTTGCTTCAAGTCTGGTGAGGATGCAGAGACACTAGGATTGACTGGTCATGAACGTTATACCATCGACCTACCAAGCAATATTAGTGAGATTAGGCCTGGTCAAGACGTGACTGTCACAACTGACACTGGGAAATCTTTCATCTGCAAGGCGCGATTTGACACAGAG GTGGAGTTGGCTTATTTCAACCACGGAGGCATACTGCCATATGTGATAAGGAACCTGATTAATCAGCAGTAA